Within the Gossypium raimondii isolate GPD5lz chromosome 12, ASM2569854v1, whole genome shotgun sequence genome, the region gaaaatgtcttacggcttagaaatcggtaagacatttttcGAAAATTGGCTTTGATTTTACCCGTGTTTTGGAGTTGATTTTTCAAATGGAAAATCTTTTCCGCTAAACAAACACcggaaaagtttaaaatgattttccagaaaatcatttccgtcaatcaaacagagcCTAAGTTTTAAGAGGTTTAGTACATTCAAGTAGGATTTAGAAGTACTTATAGCTAAACATGGCAAATCTTGCAATTTATTTCTCTCGAGAAGTTTCATTCTCAATTACTTTTATGCTGCGGTTGACAAAAACACTTACTcaataaacatgttttaaagTAGTTAGATATAATATAAagtacaattaaaattaatttattactaattcatatatcaaaatacaataaaaatatatataaaatcataaattaaatatattgtaattgattttttaacttataataaataattattatatctaaattatataaatttaacttcaattaaaaacttttctcattttttctcccaattgtttgtttcttatattttgttttgcttagcaagagtttaatttttaacttataataaataattattatatctaaattatataaatttaacttcaattaaaaacttttctccttttttctcCCAATTGTTTGtttcttatattttgttttgcttaGCAGTAGCGGTGCCAGCCCCTGGGCTGGTTATCGTCCGCTTTTTTTCCCCTCCCACCAATTGTTAACatgtcaaaatattttattgagacTGAGGTTAATTGTCAACATGTTAAAATATTCTAGTGATGCTGAGACtaaaatttttactatattaaTGAAGCTTGTTCTTTGCCATCTAcaatgaatatttattatttgttttttcctAAATTATCTGATTTCatttattgaatgaatttttaaatttttttttattaaattcataatattttatccaaataaaattatacatccCTGCCGCCAAACAAGCAAGCTTCGGTTTTCCATTTCTGGGTctcaaatatatattctttaaatatataCGTCCGTCTCTTCCGCCCGTCTCTGACCTAAGCCCTCTCTTGCCAACGTACCAGTAAATTAAATCAGGTAATTgttgaaaccctaaacttaaaatgaaGATTGATTTCCACTTGAATAATGAGACTTTCAGTTATCTGTTCTCCTGCCTTGCATCGCTCTAATATATCTGATTTTCTGTTTTTGATTCTACTGCTTGTTACTCCGTCTCATCGAATTCTTTTTATAAGGTATCGCCGCTATTTTCCGTCACACTACTATTTGCGGCCGCGAGCCGCTGCTATTGGTTTGAAATTTGTTCAAACCGCATTTGAGGTCTATAGAGATAGCAGCCGCAACACCACTATTTGGAACCCTAAGTTACAATCTCAAGTAGCTGCGTGATTTTGCAAGCTAGATCACCAACGTTCATGTCAGGCAATTCAAATTCCGGAGGAGGGGGAGGTAACCCTTTGAAGACTTGGGTCTCTGATAGGTTGATATCATTGCTGGGATTTTCCCAGCCCACACTTGTTGAATATACCATTGGGCTAGGTATGTCAATTTTGTCTtctctatatatgtatatctggGCATCTATAATTGAACACAAATACTCGAATATGCtacttttaataaattgttCATGTTGTTGCAGCTAAGCAAGCAGCATCACCTGCTGATGTACTTGGCAAGCTTGAAGAATATGGCTTGCCATCATCTAATGATGTTCGATTATTTGCCGAAGAAATCTTTGGTAAAGTTCCTCGCAAAGCCTCCCGTGAAAATGTGAGTTAATATGTTAGCagagttttttgtttttaatttttctgcaattataatttttcttgtaatttattttcCCCTGGCCTGCTGTAGTTTTATCAGAAACAAGAAAGGGAAGCTGCTGTTTTCGCTAGGAAGCAAAAGGCCTATGCACTTTTAGATGccgatgatgaagaagaagcaGCTGGTGCCAATACCAGTGTTCATCGCCTGTCTTCCAATGAGCCTGCTTCCGAGACCAGAAAAGGTGATAAGCATAAGAAAAGATTCAGAAAGAAGAATGAAAGTGAACAAGATGAAGATGAGGAGGAGGTCATACATGtggatgaaaagaaaagagttaaaAGACAAGCCGAGGATGATGGTTCAGAGTCAGAGGAGGAAAGATTGCGTGACCAAAGAGAGAGGGAGGATTTGGAGAGACATATAAGGGAACGTGATGCTGCAGCAACTAGGAAGTTAATGGAGCCAAAGCTTTCACGAAAGGAGGAAGAGGAGGCTATACGAAGATCTCAAGCTTTGGAGCAAGATGACATCAATAGTTTAAGGAAAGTTTCAAGACAAGAGTATTTGAAAAAGAGGGAGCAAAAAAAGCTTGAGGAGCTTAGGGATGATATAGAAGATGAGCAATACCTTTTTGATGGTGTAAAGCTTAGTGAAGCAGAATATCGTGAGTTACAGTATAAGAAAGAAATATACGAGCTTGTGAAGAAGCGGACAGAAGAGGATGATGATATTGGTGAGTATAAAATGCCAGAAGCTTATGATCAAGAAGGGATTGTTGACCAGGATAAGAGATTTTCAGTGGCTCTTCAGCGTTATAGAGACCCTACTGCTGGGGATAAAATGAATCCATTTGCAGAACAAGAGGCCTGGGAAGACCATCAAATTGGCAAGGCCACATTGAAATTTgggtcaaaaaataaaaagcaaactaCTGATGATTATCAGTTTGTGTTTGAGGACCAGATTGAGTTTATTAAGGCATCAGTTATGGATGGTGACAAGTTTGATAATGAGATGTCAACTGACTCACCTGAAACAACCAAGGCAAAATCTGAACTGGAGAAACTACAGGAGGACCGGAAAACTTTGCCAATTTATCCATATCGAGATGATCTACTTAAAGCTGTTGAAGAATATCAGGTTCTTGTTATTGTAGGAGAAACTGGTTCAGGAAAGACCACACAGATACCACAATATCTTCATGAAGCTGGTTATACCAAACGTGGGAAGGTTGGTTGTACACAGCCTAGACGAGTTGCTGCTATGAGTGTTGCTGCTCGAGTTTCTCAAGAAATGGGTGTCAAACTTGGCCATGAGGTTGGTTATTCTATTCGTTTCGAAGATTGCACTTCAGAAAAGActgtattaaaatatatgacaGATGGTATGCTGTTGCGAGAGTTGCTTGGTGAACCTGATCTTGCAAGCTACAGTGTGATAATGGTGGATGAGGCTCATGAAAGAACGGTATCAACTGATATTCTTTTCGGATTGGTGAAGGATATAGCACGATTTAGAAAAGATATCAAATTACTTATTTCAAGTGCAACACTTGATGCGGAGAAGTTCAGTGATTTTTTTGATTCTGctccaattttcaaaattcctgGTAGACGTTATCCTGTTGAGGTACACTACACAAAAGCACCAGAAGCTGATTACCTGGATGCTGCAATTGTTACCGTACTTCAAATTCATGTGACACAGTCACCTGgagatattttggtttttctcaCTGGTCAAGAAGAAATTGAGACAGCAGAAGAAATTTTGAAGCATAGGGTAAGAGGCTTTGGGACAAAAATTGCGGAACTTATTATCTGCCCAATATATGCCAACCTTCCAACTGAGCTTCAAGCCAAAATATTTGAACCTACTCCTATTGGTGCACGGAAGGTAGTCCTGGCAACAAATATCGCAGAAACATCATTAACAATTGATGGTATTAAGTATGTCATTGATCCAGGTTTCTGCAAGATGAAATCTTATAATCCGAGGACTGGGATGGAGTCTTTGCTGGTAACTCCTATCTCTAAAGCTTCAGCTAATCAACGCGCTGGTCGCTCTGGGCGAACAGGTCCAGGAAAGTGTTTTCGGTTGTACACTGCCTACAATTATTATACTGAATTGGATGACAATACTCCTCCTGAGATACAACGAACCAATCTTGCCAGTGTTGTTCTTTCTTTGAAGAGTCTTGGAATTCATGATTtgctaaattttgattttatggatCCACCGCCAGCTGAGGCTCTACTGAAAGCTTTGGAACTTTTGTTTGCATTGAGCGCATTAAATAAACTTGGAGAGTTGACTAAAGTTGGTAGACGAATGGCGGAGTTCCCTCTTGATCCAATGCTATCCAAAATGATAGTTGCTTCCGACAAGTACAACTGTTCAGATGAGGTTATTTCTATTGCTGCTATGCTTTCGGTGGGGAATTCGATCTTTTACCGTCCAAAGGACAAACAAGTTCACGCTGATAATGCAAGGATGAATTTTCATACTGGCAATGTTGGTGATCATATCGCTTTAATGAAGGTTAGTTTTTGGAAgaataaatattgtttttaaggATTGCCACCCTTTTTGTTCCAGTTTTTgcattttaatgatttgatatGTTGACTTATTTTCTAGGTTTACAATTCCTGGAGGGAAACAAATTTCTCAACACAGTGGTGTTACGAAAATTATATTCAGGTATAGTTCTTATTACCTTGATCTTCTTGTTGTATGGATCATTTTAAGTGCTTGTTCTCTTGATTGAACTGTGTTTAacctttttgtttaaaaaaaaacttgtaagACTTCTTTCATGTACTGATTTTGAAATGAACCTCTGAATTTATTAATGTATCTGTTTGCTTCATGATGAATGAATATGATTTTTCTTGTCTTTCCTAGTGTTCATTTGTTTCCTATTTGTTGATAACTTATTATTTATGTTGCTTCTGTTATTTGTGATTTCAACTTTTTTAGGTCAGGAGCATGAAGCGTGCAAGAGACATTAGAGATCAATTAGAGGGTCTTCTGGAGAGAGTTGAAATCGAATTGACATCCTGTCCTAATGATTTAGAGGCTATAAAGAAGGCAATTACATCTGGTAAGTTTCCAAGCATTTATTGCTAGCAGCTTCTTTGAGCTGGAAGTGCTCCAGCTGTTGActgtaaaattcaaaatattttttcaggATTTTTCCCTCATTCGGCAAGGTTACAGAAAAATGGTTCTTACCGTACTGTTAAGCATCCACAGACTGTTTATATACATCCAAGCTCAGGGTTGGCACAGGTAAGGTTTCCAATTATTTATTtctgtaattaaatttaaagggATTATTTGCCTAATGTACTGCATGATTGACGTAATTGCTTCTACAAATGCTTTTGTGATTACAAGAATCGCCTTCTTACTCTGTTGTCTAGAGTTGAGTGAATATTGCTGTGGATGGTTCTAGTGTTCATTTTATTTACCAGGTAGGGCTGATGTTAGGAGGATATGTTATTGCTTGAAGTTTTAAAGTGACAAAGCAAGCTAAATAAACAAAAGTGTTATACTAGGCTCAATTTGGTTGAAGTGTTTGCAATTTGATTTTTGCTTTTcagaaagcaaaaaaaaaaaaacacaagatAGAAACTGAATAAAACTCCGAAGCCAAATAGCAAAAGTTCAACTAAACAGAGCCTTAATTTCTTTGTCTTTCCAATATACAAGTTAGGTTACTGCAATGTGGGTGGAAAACTTCTTTAGGTTTATCATCCAGTCTGTCACTCTTATCTgaagaaaagataaatttagtcactaaaaCGGGTTTGTCTCTTCTACCATATGTTCATTGTTTCATTTGCATACAGTTGACAAGTGTGCAATTGCATAAGCCAACCCTGCCCTGGATGTTAAGTCTGTTAACAAACATGCATGCAAGTTTGTTTTTAAAGGTTTGCATGTTTTCTgctgttttgtttctttccaTTCATTCCCTGTGGGGTTGGGGGGGGGGGAGATCAAGTTTGGTGTTGCCTCCAATATAAAATCAAGTATTCTGATGTTCCCCACCATTTACAATTCTTTTTTGCTGTCCTCAGGTGCTCCCGAGATGGGTGGTATACCATGAATTGGTTCTTACCACCAAAGAATACATGAGACAAGTAAGTATTCTTTTCCCCTTGGAGTATAAAATAACTAGTGTCTAGTTGTTGCTTGGTATGCGTTCATGACTAATGCCAATACTGTGGGTGTTCAATTGCAGGTAACTGAGCTGAAACCGGAATGGTTGGTGGAAATAGCCCCACATTACTACCAGATGAAGGACGTCGAAGATGGTATGCTCTCTCATTCTCTCTCCAAATCTTCAACCCTACATCCTCCAATTTTCCTGCACTGCCCCCTCGCCTTAGCTCTTCCATGCATACACATGGTTATATCATTTCATGCACTCAAGTGCCTTCTGATGTTTCTTTTGTCATGGATAATGTTATTGAGGCCTCTAAATGATCATAACTACACTATGATTAATCTCTTAGTGTACGTAAATTTCTTGGTAATTAAATCTAGTGATAACTAGACTCCTCGAGTTCACACATATGACAGCTAAGGTTGATTGCATTACTCAACCATAATATGCTGGGAATTCTTACAATTGATTAAAAgctatatataattaaataacttgCATGATATAAAAAGTAACAACATAAACTAAGTAGTATGGTCGCCCAATTTGTTTTTTTGCATTCCATATCGGCACCCCGGTTTCATCTTTATGTCAAGAACCATCTGTTTGTTTTCTAGTAATATATTTTGCTCCTTGAATTATATATTCGGAGATAGCATTGATTGCTACGGTCGTATCATAAATACTGATATATTTACTCTGCATTCACATATCAAGTTAAAAAATGACGAGTGGGAAATTCTTCACTGGATATGGAGGATAGACTGTTACATGATAACCATTTATATACTGACTGCTCGATTCGCAgcaacctaaattttttgtatttagttTTTGAAATGCATGAATAACTGAAGCATTATTTTCTATGCAGCTGGATCAAAGAAAATGCCGAAGGGACAGGGGCGAGCAGCAGAGCAACCACCTGCTTCTGGTAAGGTGTAGACGGTCGTGATTGCATTTGGCATAGAAAAGAAACATTGGAAAGTGGCTTGTTTTGGGACACAAGTGCTTCAGCAACCATTGTAAATACAATTTTGTAGGTATTAATCTGACCACTGTATCTGTAAAGCACTTGGCATATGATTCTGTTGTAGCATAATTGATATCATGTTGCATCATTATTAAGCTCGTCCTGGTTAAAAACTGATTAATCTGATGTAGATCAAAataatctattttcatcaaaatttgttGTCTGTTTTCTAGTTTGTTGTAGAAATTacaatttcttattattttaaagaatttccTTTATTCACGTGAAAGTGTTTGTTATTTCTCTCCGGTGAAGAAGAAAAAGCCGAGGAAACTTGCTTTCTAAATTAGGaaaggttttttcttttaattatttgttgattGAAATGAAAGCCGATTCGTTAGTCATtatattgattaataaatatgaGCAACTAAGGGCATTTTCTAGTTTTTGTTCAAAAGAAACTTCGATTACGAAAAAGAAATTCAGAAGCAATCACACATGCAGATTGCAGCCAATGTTTTGATCTGAGAAAATGCCGTCAAATCAGCATTAAAGTAGTTAAAGAGCATGAACTAATTGGCAATGGGATTGAATCACAATTAGTTTCATGGCTGGTCAGGTTGGATTGAGTCACGGCCTTGGAATTtgcttttgtatttttatgtttgaagtTTAGATTAGACCGGCATAATGTCCATGTATACATTTTCTGCGAAtttggtttttgtttatttaaataaaatgctgacatgacattatttattataagtaacttttaacaaaaatgtaaaattcataaaaattaaaaaatattataacaattcataaaaataaaagaaatattataacaattcataaaaataaaagaaatattatattaattgcCATGTGGGTTATCATAATTAAAGATTTAACGTATTcagtatttcttttaaaaaactaaaagattaatttaactaattttgataaaactgtaaacattaatttttgtaaaagagattgaaaacatagttaattagaaagaaatgattaaattgataaaaacaataaacattaaaagttaaatttatcacTGTGACaagaataaaacatttaaacGCATATATCAAAAGTGTTGGTCTTAGGCTTTAACGGAATATGTATACAAGgtataatatgatatttatatcaTATTCTGACATTGTATGACTATTTAATTGTTCGCAATTTTCAGCAAATTGTAAACCTGTATCAAAGTTCAAAAGATACCAAACATTTCGTGCATCCCAAAAGGACAAACAACAAAAATCCAATAATATCTTTGGATCATCCTCcaattagacctgtccatggacCGGGCCGGACTGGGTTCGGGCCAGGCCCACAAAAAATTCAGCCCGTTTACTAggcctgggcccggcccgaaatataggCCTGAGATTTatccaggcccggcccgaagaaaaaaatatgaggCCCGAGCCCGgctcatttttaattaaaattaaaactattttttaataaaattaaaactaattgttattaaaattaattgttagtaaaattatcaatttattaattgttaattgtattaattgttgtaataaaatctaacatttgattagtaaatttatcaaattattaattgtattaattgttgtaataaaatctaacatttgattagtaaatttatcaaattattaattgtattaattgttgtaacaaaatctaacatttgattagtaaaacaaacttgatgttttattattattattttgtaacactagtcaaggaaatgaaagtaaataaacttaaataaaaaattattatattttaaaataaaaaatatatatttaatatttttcgggccgggccgggcctaggCCAAAAAATCTTGCTtgaggcccgacccattttttaaacgggcctaaaattttgcccaagcccatatttcgggccgtcgggccgggccgggccacccggcccatggacaggtctacccCCAATACTCTCCacgcttttatttttccccctTTATTTTTGCATGGATCTACGgctggttttcatattttatatatacatatatataaatatcccgtgtatattatttttctatatctAGAACCATTGTTGTGACAGTCCAAAATCCATGGCAGAACATGCTAAAACGTAGAAAACAAAGCAAAACTTCTTGTTCATCATGACACTCAACTTGCGTTGTTTGCAAGGTGATTTCAACGCATTCAAAACCCGAAACCCACCAGGGAAGGCTAATTCAGACACACTCACTTCCTAATGGGAGGAACATCCAAGGACAGCATCCGTCTTCCTCCATCTGGCAAAATCCCAAATGAGACGCCGCTACCATTCACATCTCCCACTTACAGCCACCTCCAAACTCTGAACCCTACCACAAGGCTAAGCCCTCGGAACAATGGCAGCTCCCTGTACGACTCATATGAACTCCGAGCTGTGACATACCAGCTGAACAAGGCAATGCGACAACCAAGTGGCTCGTCACCGGCTTACTTGTGCTACCTAA harbors:
- the LOC105764696 gene encoding pre-mRNA-splicing factor ATP-dependent RNA helicase DEAH1, with amino-acid sequence MSGNSNSGGGGGNPLKTWVSDRLISLLGFSQPTLVEYTIGLAKQAASPADVLGKLEEYGLPSSNDVRLFAEEIFGKVPRKASRENFYQKQEREAAVFARKQKAYALLDADDEEEAAGANTSVHRLSSNEPASETRKGDKHKKRFRKKNESEQDEDEEEVIHVDEKKRVKRQAEDDGSESEEERLRDQREREDLERHIRERDAAATRKLMEPKLSRKEEEEAIRRSQALEQDDINSLRKVSRQEYLKKREQKKLEELRDDIEDEQYLFDGVKLSEAEYRELQYKKEIYELVKKRTEEDDDIGEYKMPEAYDQEGIVDQDKRFSVALQRYRDPTAGDKMNPFAEQEAWEDHQIGKATLKFGSKNKKQTTDDYQFVFEDQIEFIKASVMDGDKFDNEMSTDSPETTKAKSELEKLQEDRKTLPIYPYRDDLLKAVEEYQVLVIVGETGSGKTTQIPQYLHEAGYTKRGKVGCTQPRRVAAMSVAARVSQEMGVKLGHEVGYSIRFEDCTSEKTVLKYMTDGMLLRELLGEPDLASYSVIMVDEAHERTVSTDILFGLVKDIARFRKDIKLLISSATLDAEKFSDFFDSAPIFKIPGRRYPVEVHYTKAPEADYLDAAIVTVLQIHVTQSPGDILVFLTGQEEIETAEEILKHRVRGFGTKIAELIICPIYANLPTELQAKIFEPTPIGARKVVLATNIAETSLTIDGIKYVIDPGFCKMKSYNPRTGMESLLVTPISKASANQRAGRSGRTGPGKCFRLYTAYNYYTELDDNTPPEIQRTNLASVVLSLKSLGIHDLLNFDFMDPPPAEALLKALELLFALSALNKLGELTKVGRRMAEFPLDPMLSKMIVASDKYNCSDEVISIAAMLSVGNSIFYRPKDKQVHADNARMNFHTGNVGDHIALMKVYNSWRETNFSTQWCYENYIQVRSMKRARDIRDQLEGLLERVEIELTSCPNDLEAIKKAITSGFFPHSARLQKNGSYRTVKHPQTVYIHPSSGLAQVLPRWVVYHELVLTTKEYMRQVTELKPEWLVEIAPHYYQMKDVEDAGSKKMPKGQGRAAEQPPASGKV